In a single window of the Amycolatopsis sp. cg5 genome:
- a CDS encoding LuxR C-terminal-related transcriptional regulator, with translation MVSSESGMRQSANGAPLRPCCASCAGPVPEGGRSRYCSSACRQRAYRLRTKQSRASEIAGNLAEFPDSFVGRHDELAELGRLLFASRLVTVIGPAGAGKTRLVREVAARQQRDGHRYPDGVWQADLAVIPKGDLVVPAIARAVGIRTGSGLAPEKLAEAMGERKLLLVLDNCEHVLSRCADAVEALLTVCPSVRILATSREALRVRGEQSFPLGELALPANGEVHTAAQVGHSDAVRLFVDRARAVDPAFELTDGNASTVAALCRRLDGMPLAIELAARRVRLLGPADLLRRLDGKLDVLSVGTRTTTSRHDSLEAAIGWDYELLSPGEQELWRRLSVLAGPFPIELAEAVSGHGAETLDLVASLEAKSLLVPVAKGDSVWFRQLESIRIYGRDRLNDAGERDTTHDRLAEWLAELVEPHLGRYMMPVPVLEAIDAHWPNLVAAVEWMSSRRDERHGALAFALGKHWLRHGINLGDTYRMLRAALTMATSAASTGLVLSALSTTTSVLGDQAESLGYAWRAVDIERALDRPARLAKALDDLGHALFCSGEYRAARPSYLESLRILRGLGDPVALLGSLNNIAWVSLNWGEEELAEKLLAEALPLAQYLGSGNMVIALLHTSGVLSLIRGDLAGAAEKFAESLTMGRENPYHLVHGLEGLGIVATELGDDERAIRLIHGAAAVRRQVRTTGEPVWAERVDAAAAIAAGRLGTREAAASAAGQRMTLTCLADYGLNGVVPPTTVVLSTREHTIAALVADGMTNERIARRLRVSRRTVATYLERIRGKLDVRSRAEVAAWIAREENAE, from the coding sequence ATGGTGTCGAGCGAGTCGGGTATGCGGCAGTCGGCAAACGGCGCACCGTTACGGCCGTGTTGTGCCTCGTGTGCCGGTCCTGTCCCCGAGGGAGGGCGATCCCGCTACTGCTCCAGTGCGTGCCGTCAGCGTGCCTACCGGCTGAGGACCAAGCAGAGCCGTGCCTCCGAAATCGCTGGGAACCTCGCGGAGTTCCCCGATTCATTCGTAGGACGTCATGATGAATTGGCCGAGCTGGGAAGGTTGCTCTTTGCTTCGAGGCTCGTCACCGTAATCGGTCCTGCCGGCGCTGGGAAGACCCGGCTGGTGAGGGAAGTCGCGGCCAGGCAGCAGCGCGATGGTCATCGGTATCCCGACGGGGTCTGGCAGGCGGACTTGGCCGTTATCCCCAAGGGGGACCTCGTCGTGCCGGCGATCGCCCGCGCGGTGGGGATCAGGACCGGTTCCGGGCTTGCCCCTGAGAAGCTCGCTGAGGCGATGGGTGAGCGAAAGCTGCTGCTCGTCTTGGACAACTGCGAACACGTCCTCAGCCGGTGTGCGGACGCGGTCGAGGCCTTGCTGACTGTGTGTCCGTCTGTGCGCATCTTGGCGACGAGTCGTGAAGCACTGCGTGTGCGCGGGGAACAGTCGTTCCCGCTGGGTGAACTCGCGTTGCCGGCGAACGGGGAAGTGCACACGGCGGCGCAAGTGGGACACTCCGACGCGGTCCGCCTGTTCGTCGATCGTGCGCGTGCGGTCGATCCCGCTTTCGAGCTGACGGATGGCAACGCGTCCACGGTCGCCGCGCTGTGCCGTCGGCTGGACGGCATGCCCTTGGCGATCGAGCTCGCGGCCCGCCGAGTGCGGTTGCTCGGGCCCGCTGATCTGTTGCGCCGGCTGGACGGCAAGCTGGATGTGCTCTCGGTCGGAACGCGTACGACGACGTCGAGACATGACAGTCTGGAAGCGGCGATCGGCTGGGACTACGAGCTGCTTTCGCCGGGCGAGCAGGAACTTTGGCGGCGACTTTCGGTGCTGGCCGGTCCGTTCCCGATCGAGCTCGCCGAGGCGGTGTCCGGACACGGCGCGGAGACACTGGACCTCGTGGCGAGCCTTGAAGCCAAGTCGCTTCTCGTGCCGGTGGCCAAAGGGGACTCAGTCTGGTTTCGTCAGCTGGAATCGATCCGGATCTACGGTCGTGATCGCCTGAATGACGCCGGTGAACGCGACACCACGCACGATCGACTCGCTGAGTGGCTGGCGGAGCTGGTCGAGCCGCATCTGGGGCGGTACATGATGCCGGTCCCCGTCCTCGAGGCGATCGACGCGCATTGGCCCAATTTGGTCGCAGCCGTCGAATGGATGTCCAGTCGCCGAGACGAGCGTCACGGCGCACTCGCCTTCGCGCTGGGAAAGCATTGGCTGCGTCACGGGATCAACCTCGGGGACACCTATCGCATGCTGCGTGCCGCGCTCACGATGGCCACCAGCGCGGCGAGTACCGGACTCGTTCTCTCGGCGCTGTCGACAACGACGTCCGTCCTCGGCGATCAAGCGGAGTCGCTTGGCTATGCCTGGCGCGCTGTCGACATCGAACGAGCATTGGATCGTCCGGCACGTCTGGCAAAAGCGCTCGACGACCTTGGCCACGCTTTGTTCTGCTCTGGTGAGTACCGTGCGGCACGGCCGAGTTATTTGGAAAGCCTGCGGATCCTGCGAGGCTTGGGTGATCCTGTCGCCCTGCTGGGTTCGCTCAACAACATCGCCTGGGTTTCCCTTAACTGGGGCGAAGAAGAACTGGCCGAGAAGCTGTTGGCGGAAGCTTTGCCGTTGGCCCAGTATCTGGGCTCCGGTAATATGGTCATCGCGTTGTTGCACACGTCGGGCGTGCTTTCGTTGATCAGAGGCGATTTGGCCGGCGCCGCCGAAAAATTCGCCGAGTCACTGACCATGGGGCGGGAAAATCCGTACCATCTGGTGCACGGATTGGAAGGCCTCGGCATCGTGGCCACTGAACTCGGTGACGACGAGCGTGCGATCCGGCTCATTCACGGTGCGGCAGCCGTCCGGCGACAGGTTCGTACCACCGGTGAGCCGGTTTGGGCCGAGCGTGTGGACGCCGCTGCGGCGATTGCGGCGGGCAGGCTTGGAACGCGCGAAGCGGCGGCTTCGGCTGCGGGCCAGAGGATGACTTTGACCTGCCTGGCGGACTACGGGTTGAACGGCGTAGTCCCGCCAACGACCGTGGTGCTGAGTACGCGCGAGCACACGATCGCCGCGTTGGTCGCCGATGGGATGACCAATGAGCGCATCGCGCGCAGGTTGCGGGTATCCCGCCGGACCGTGGCCACCTACCTGGAACGTATTCGGGGCAAACTCGATGTGCGTTCTCGCGCGGAAGTCGCTGCTTGGATCGCACGGGAAGAAAACGCCGAGTAA
- a CDS encoding cytochrome P450, with product MITRHQDVQRLLRHPRLKRSSTDEAVPHRVPDDSRTRRLVDEAFTRPIVDAMWPRIHRLVERQLDLVADAPFVELLADFAEPLAAQVRLELLGVPAQAHETILAWFADIAPVFGRTPAERDPIGVAAKAADSTAAFTAYLEELVESRRREPRPDLLSRLTTVRDDDGPLSENELIRQVMLLLVSGTETTVHYLGNAVHTLLLHPDKADELRADPEMIDTAAEELLRYDGPVSIGAPLTTADCLNFAGYRIRPGDLLYPVLGAANRDPRQFRNPESLDLRRPVGTVFGFGCDNPCCLGATLARMEVKIALTGLLRRFENLRLDEDAPAPVYRPDPLLRGLVSLPVRVDAPIPA from the coding sequence ATGATCACCCGCCACCAGGACGTGCAGCGGCTACTGCGACACCCTCGGCTGAAGCGGTCATCCACGGACGAAGCCGTGCCGCATCGAGTGCCGGACGACAGCCGGACACGACGCCTCGTCGATGAGGCGTTCACCAGACCTATCGTCGACGCGATGTGGCCGAGAATCCATCGGCTGGTCGAGCGACAACTAGATCTGGTCGCTGATGCTCCATTCGTGGAACTCCTCGCCGACTTCGCCGAACCACTGGCCGCACAGGTACGGCTCGAACTGCTCGGCGTGCCTGCTCAGGCCCACGAAACGATTCTGGCCTGGTTCGCCGACATCGCGCCCGTATTCGGCAGGACTCCTGCCGAACGTGACCCGATCGGCGTAGCGGCGAAGGCCGCGGACTCCACGGCGGCGTTCACCGCCTACCTCGAAGAGCTGGTCGAATCCCGACGGCGCGAACCACGCCCCGATCTGCTGTCCAGGCTCACCACGGTAAGGGACGACGATGGACCGCTGAGCGAGAACGAACTCATTCGCCAGGTCATGCTCCTGCTCGTGTCCGGCACCGAAACAACAGTGCACTACCTTGGCAACGCCGTGCACACACTCCTGTTGCATCCAGACAAAGCCGACGAGCTGCGCGCGGATCCAGAGATGATCGACACCGCCGCCGAAGAGTTGCTGCGCTACGACGGCCCCGTCTCGATCGGCGCTCCGCTGACGACCGCGGACTGCCTCAACTTCGCCGGCTATCGCATCAGGCCGGGCGACCTGCTCTATCCCGTGCTTGGCGCCGCGAACCGAGACCCACGGCAGTTCCGCAATCCCGAGTCGCTCGATCTGCGACGCCCGGTCGGAACGGTGTTCGGCTTCGGGTGCGACAACCCGTGCTGCCTTGGCGCGACACTGGCGAGGATGGAAGTCAAGATCGCGCTGACCGGTCTGCTTCGTCGCTTCGAGAATCTGCGACTCGACGAAGACGCTCCAGCCCCCGTCTACCGACCGGACCCGCTGCTGCGTGGCCTCGTCTCACTGCCTGTGCGAGTCGATGCACCGATTCCAGCGTGA
- a CDS encoding replication-associated recombination protein A, with the protein MQDELFTVNPDLGPPPEPVGGHEPRAVPAGSPLAVRMRPRTLGEVVGQQHLLKEGAPLRRLVEGAAPASVLLYGPPGTGKTTLANLVSAATGRRFVAMSALSAGVKEVRGVIEEARRRRNYNAENTVLFIDEVHRFSKTQQDALLGAVEDRTVLLVAATTENPSFSVVSPLLSRSLVLQLRPLTDDDIQQLIERALTDERGLAGELQLTDEARAHLVRLASGDARRALTALEAAADAAAATEHKTIDLAIVESTVDKAAVRYDRDGDQHYDVISAFIKSIRGSDVDAALHYLARMIEAGEDPRFLARRLVVHASEDIGMADPTALQVAVAAAHAVQFIGMPEGRIALAQATIHLATAPKSNAVITGIDAALADVRAGKIGTVPPHLRDGHYAGAAKLGNAQGYRYPHDIPEGVLSQQYPPDVLVGQDYYNPTQRGVERTLAERVPKLRRTIRGER; encoded by the coding sequence GTGCAGGATGAGTTGTTCACCGTGAACCCCGACCTCGGGCCGCCGCCGGAGCCTGTCGGCGGACATGAGCCGCGGGCCGTACCCGCGGGCTCGCCGTTGGCCGTCCGGATGCGACCGAGGACGCTTGGCGAGGTCGTCGGGCAACAGCACCTGCTCAAGGAGGGTGCGCCGCTGCGCCGCCTCGTCGAAGGCGCCGCACCGGCGTCCGTGCTGCTCTACGGGCCACCAGGGACAGGGAAAACGACGCTGGCCAACCTCGTGTCGGCAGCCACGGGGCGGCGGTTCGTCGCGATGTCGGCTCTGTCGGCTGGTGTCAAAGAGGTGCGGGGTGTCATCGAAGAGGCACGACGCCGCCGTAACTACAACGCCGAGAACACTGTGCTGTTCATCGACGAGGTTCATCGGTTCTCCAAGACCCAGCAAGACGCGCTGCTCGGCGCAGTCGAAGACCGCACTGTGCTGCTGGTCGCCGCGACAACGGAGAATCCGTCGTTTTCAGTCGTCTCGCCGCTGCTCTCGAGGTCGTTGGTCCTCCAACTTCGTCCGTTGACCGACGACGACATTCAGCAGCTGATCGAGCGTGCGTTGACGGATGAGCGGGGACTTGCCGGCGAGCTTCAGCTCACCGACGAGGCTCGCGCGCATCTTGTGCGCCTTGCGTCTGGTGATGCACGCCGCGCGTTGACCGCGTTGGAGGCAGCCGCGGACGCGGCAGCTGCGACTGAGCACAAAACGATCGATCTCGCGATCGTCGAGTCCACTGTGGATAAAGCAGCGGTTCGCTATGACCGCGATGGTGACCAGCACTACGACGTCATCAGTGCGTTCATCAAGTCCATCCGCGGATCCGATGTGGACGCCGCGTTGCACTACCTCGCGCGCATGATCGAAGCAGGGGAAGATCCGCGATTCCTTGCCCGGCGGCTTGTTGTGCACGCGAGTGAAGACATCGGCATGGCTGATCCGACAGCGCTTCAGGTGGCCGTGGCCGCCGCGCACGCGGTTCAGTTCATCGGTATGCCTGAGGGCAGGATCGCACTGGCGCAGGCGACGATCCACTTGGCGACGGCACCGAAATCCAACGCGGTCATCACCGGCATCGACGCCGCGCTCGCCGACGTCCGAGCAGGTAAGATCGGGACTGTGCCTCCGCACCTGCGCGACGGGCACTATGCAGGCGCCGCCAAACTCGGCAACGCCCAGGGGTACCGCTACCCGCACGATATACCGGAAGGCGTGCTGTCGCAGCAGTATCCGCCCGACGTTCTTGTCGGGCAGGACTATTACAATCCGACCCAGCGCGGCGTGGAAAGAACGCTCGCCGAGCGGGTGCCGAAGCTGCGTCGCACTATCCGAGGTGAGCGCTAG
- a CDS encoding metallophosphoesterase yields the protein MPNQVAVLSDIHGVLPALDAVLADPDLQAADVIVLCGDVAAGPLPGQTLDRLAELGNRAVWVRGNADREMVALTRGQETVVRDPIVSWAASAVDTAHVALLENLPTSVTLDIVGLGEVLFCHATPRDDEEVVLVDSTLDRWAEVLAGVAEEMIVCGHTHMPFTRLADRKLLVNPGSVGMPYGTAGAHWALLGEHGVQLKRTKFDTEAACAAISKLSEYPQVEEWVDIFVRNPVSDAAALAAFTGFAS from the coding sequence ATGCCGAACCAAGTAGCCGTTCTTTCCGACATCCACGGCGTGCTGCCGGCGCTCGACGCGGTACTCGCCGACCCGGACCTCCAGGCGGCCGACGTGATCGTGCTGTGTGGCGACGTCGCAGCCGGACCGCTGCCTGGCCAGACGCTCGACCGGCTGGCTGAGCTCGGCAATCGAGCCGTATGGGTACGTGGGAATGCCGACCGTGAGATGGTCGCGCTGACCAGAGGCCAGGAAACCGTCGTTCGGGATCCCATCGTCAGCTGGGCAGCAAGCGCGGTCGACACCGCGCATGTGGCTCTACTCGAAAATCTGCCGACTTCGGTGACGCTGGACATTGTTGGGCTGGGCGAGGTCTTGTTCTGCCACGCGACTCCACGAGACGACGAAGAAGTCGTGCTCGTCGACAGCACTCTCGACCGCTGGGCCGAGGTTCTCGCTGGCGTAGCGGAGGAGATGATCGTCTGCGGACATACGCATATGCCGTTCACCCGGTTGGCTGATCGAAAGCTCCTCGTCAACCCCGGCAGTGTCGGCATGCCCTATGGGACGGCTGGAGCTCACTGGGCACTACTCGGCGAGCACGGAGTTCAGCTGAAGCGAACGAAGTTCGACACCGAGGCCGCATGCGCAGCCATCAGCAAGTTGTCCGAGTATCCCCAAGTCGAGGAGTGGGTGGACATCTTCGTGCGGAATCCGGTGTCGGACGCAGCAGCGTTGGCAGCCTTCACAGGTTTCGCCTCATAG
- a CDS encoding DUF222 domain-containing protein: MIKTNGQTVLYIITAEEREELKALLPEQQNIGVLADASALSEMSESSLSTLIESTTTMIAQHQALRYRAIAELNRRRRPSDDIPALLAATLNIGRDQARRLVDEADALVNRLPRTLELLDCGLVDDSKAAAVCKSTADLSDDDARAVDTALEDRLPNKADEHKVRRAANYEADKADPERHARRAAQRSDARKVTVTQHRATRSSSLFIRNCEPSRIAAAYERIDQVARQLKISTETRSMDELRADVALNLLLAKRKRRSNPHRRFPVSGCDDTRRATRQSRTDRKPKDPARLAQEEPVMTSPTGEVPQPRTGEQPVQHSPGGS; the protein is encoded by the coding sequence ATGATCAAAACAAACGGCCAGACCGTCCTGTACATCATCACCGCCGAGGAAAGGGAGGAACTGAAGGCCCTACTGCCCGAGCAACAAAACATCGGTGTGCTCGCCGACGCCTCAGCGCTGAGCGAGATGTCTGAATCATCGTTGTCGACCCTCATCGAGAGCACGACCACGATGATCGCCCAGCATCAAGCTCTGCGCTACCGAGCTATCGCAGAGCTGAACCGGCGACGAAGACCTTCAGACGACATACCAGCCTTGCTGGCGGCGACGCTGAATATCGGTCGCGATCAAGCACGAAGACTTGTGGACGAAGCGGATGCACTCGTCAACCGCCTGCCAAGAACCCTCGAACTCTTGGATTGCGGCCTAGTGGACGACTCGAAGGCTGCGGCGGTCTGCAAGTCCACAGCGGACCTGTCGGACGATGATGCGCGCGCCGTGGATACCGCGCTGGAAGATCGACTACCGAACAAGGCGGACGAGCACAAGGTGCGCAGGGCCGCGAACTACGAAGCCGACAAAGCCGATCCTGAACGACACGCTCGCCGCGCCGCCCAACGGAGCGACGCCAGGAAGGTCACCGTCACTCAGCACCGAGCGACCCGATCGTCGTCGCTGTTCATCCGTAACTGTGAGCCGTCGAGGATTGCAGCCGCTTACGAGCGCATCGACCAGGTAGCGCGTCAACTCAAGATCTCAACCGAAACGCGCTCAATGGATGAGCTTCGCGCGGATGTCGCCCTGAATCTCCTGCTGGCCAAGCGTAAGCGGCGCTCGAACCCGCATCGCCGCTTCCCGGTCTCGGGATGTGACGACACTCGGCGCGCCACAAGGCAAAGCCGAACCGATCGAAAGCCGAAGGATCCTGCCCGGCTAGCCCAAGAGGAACCGGTCATGACATCGCCGACCGGGGAAGTCCCCCAGCCTCGAACAGGCGAGCAGCCCGTTCAACACTCCCCTGGAGGTAGCTGA
- a CDS encoding SGNH/GDSL hydrolase family protein: MVITVTVMSFEVTETPEPSAPKLRQARRLVVLGDSTAVGLGDPLPNRGGWRGVGPLVAAALGVEPDGYLNPSFTGARMRCVRTEQLPAAVAHRPDVALLIVGMNDTLRSNFNAEQIAADLTAIIRELAAVGTTVVPVRFHDHGKVFRLPASLRRALTSRIGELNAAIDAVVANEGVPCLNLDRLPGAYDMSVWSVDRLHPSELGHRLLADGFTGLIAEAGFKIPAPVSLTCSGGVDPSTADHVGWLVLKGIPWLWRRGRDFVPYAAVIMWRSWRARESRRG, from the coding sequence ATGGTCATCACCGTGACAGTGATGAGCTTCGAAGTCACCGAGACACCCGAACCTTCGGCGCCCAAACTCAGGCAGGCACGGCGTCTCGTCGTCCTTGGCGACTCGACCGCTGTGGGCTTGGGCGATCCCCTGCCGAATCGTGGCGGCTGGCGTGGCGTCGGCCCCTTGGTGGCCGCCGCGCTGGGCGTCGAGCCGGACGGCTATCTCAACCCGTCCTTCACCGGCGCCCGGATGCGGTGCGTGCGCACTGAGCAGCTGCCGGCCGCGGTAGCGCACCGCCCGGACGTCGCCCTGCTCATCGTCGGCATGAACGACACGCTGCGCTCCAATTTCAACGCCGAGCAGATCGCGGCCGACCTGACCGCGATCATCCGCGAGTTGGCTGCGGTCGGAACCACGGTCGTACCCGTCCGCTTCCATGATCACGGCAAGGTGTTCCGGCTTCCGGCGTCGCTGCGGCGAGCGCTCACCAGCCGTATCGGCGAGCTCAACGCGGCCATTGATGCCGTCGTCGCGAACGAAGGCGTGCCATGCCTCAACCTCGACCGGCTTCCCGGCGCCTACGACATGAGCGTATGGAGCGTTGACCGGTTGCACCCCTCCGAGCTTGGACACCGACTGCTCGCCGACGGGTTCACCGGGCTGATCGCCGAGGCCGGGTTCAAGATTCCGGCGCCGGTGAGTCTCACCTGCTCCGGCGGTGTTGACCCGAGCACGGCCGACCACGTGGGCTGGCTGGTGCTGAAGGGGATTCCTTGGCTTTGGCGTCGAGGTCGCGACTTCGTGCCGTACGCAGCTGTGATCATGTGGCGTTCTTGGCGAGCCAGGGAGTCCCGGCGCGGGTGA
- a CDS encoding phosphotransferase, with protein sequence MTVDTSSADDSTVGAGAEAFAVEAAVAAGESVLARRFGSAIILVDPEDLAGTGPATVVRARVASSPFSLPKTLVIKHYPLPPTPGESDPFAQEAVSYQLFTALAPEERMCPELLAHDARHRVLVLDDLGRAPTLRDKLWSAEARAAERALISWARSLGRLHASTASREADFNALLRRLGGPVKGEDTTPVVACAQVPAMLEEILGVLTPDSVRQRAESSAEHARSASYRAFSPIDLAPDNNLVTSSGVRFLDFERGRVRNALVDAAYLRLPFASSRNALALPAGMSEAMVAAWRAEVAGVWPALADDYVLADYLMDSQLLLVWTVTWEMLPRLKPGRGAGQTSTQAALVTWWRELAKHATRAKLDDVAEHSNAVSAALDERYGPGLDLALYPAFR encoded by the coding sequence ATGACAGTCGACACCTCCTCCGCCGATGACTCAACCGTCGGGGCTGGAGCTGAAGCGTTTGCCGTGGAGGCAGCGGTCGCGGCCGGTGAATCGGTACTCGCCCGCCGCTTCGGCAGCGCGATCATCTTGGTCGATCCAGAAGACCTCGCCGGGACCGGCCCGGCTACCGTCGTGCGCGCCAGGGTTGCTTCCTCGCCGTTCTCGCTTCCGAAAACCTTGGTGATCAAGCACTACCCGTTGCCGCCTACTCCGGGGGAGTCGGATCCGTTCGCGCAAGAGGCGGTCAGCTACCAGCTCTTCACCGCGCTCGCGCCCGAAGAGCGGATGTGCCCTGAGCTGCTCGCACATGACGCCAGGCACCGTGTTCTGGTGCTCGACGATCTCGGCCGTGCACCCACTCTGCGTGACAAGCTCTGGTCGGCCGAGGCACGTGCCGCCGAACGGGCGCTGATCTCCTGGGCACGCTCACTCGGCAGGCTCCATGCGTCCACCGCCAGCCGTGAAGCGGATTTCAACGCGCTGCTGCGCCGGCTGGGTGGTCCGGTAAAGGGCGAAGACACGACCCCCGTTGTCGCTTGCGCACAGGTACCGGCGATGTTGGAAGAGATCCTGGGCGTACTGACTCCAGACTCGGTCCGGCAGCGTGCGGAGAGCAGCGCTGAGCACGCTCGGTCGGCGTCGTACCGAGCGTTCAGCCCTATCGACTTGGCACCGGACAACAACCTCGTCACGAGCTCAGGCGTCCGATTTCTCGATTTCGAGCGCGGCCGCGTGCGCAACGCTTTGGTCGATGCCGCGTATCTGAGGCTGCCGTTCGCGTCCAGCCGCAACGCGCTCGCTCTCCCCGCCGGCATGAGCGAAGCCATGGTCGCCGCATGGCGCGCTGAAGTCGCCGGAGTGTGGCCAGCCCTGGCCGACGACTATGTGCTCGCCGACTACCTGATGGACAGCCAGCTGCTGCTCGTCTGGACGGTCACGTGGGAGATGCTTCCGCGGTTGAAGCCAGGTCGTGGGGCAGGCCAGACGAGCACTCAGGCGGCTCTCGTCACCTGGTGGCGCGAACTCGCCAAGCATGCGACGCGGGCGAAGCTGGATGACGTGGCTGAGCATTCGAACGCTGTTTCGGCGGCTTTGGATGAGCGGTACGGCCCTGGTCTCGACCTCGCGCTCTATCCGGCGTTCCGCTGA
- a CDS encoding DUF389 domain-containing protein, with amino-acid sequence MLHLRAVCPPDKTAEAVEVLRAHPGTAHLIVHHGVAVMPEGDLVEVDVAREAADEIVGALCTLQLDTSGGITLEAIDTALSDAADRAEEAAPGDGADAVVWQELLARTGEESRLNVTFQAFLAIACLLAAVGIVTNSAVTIVGAMVVGPEFGPLAAIAVGLVLRRWDLVRQASAALAVGFPLAMAVTLGATLLGEATGLFNRAALLANHQVDFVYDVGKFSLIIALLAGAAGMLSMTSAKSAALVGVFISVTTVPAAGYAVVAAVLQDWERCLYSFGQLVVNLIGIVIAAAVVLMLRRRGQRTGGTERPLSRG; translated from the coding sequence GTGCTCCACCTCAGGGCCGTGTGCCCGCCGGACAAGACCGCCGAAGCGGTCGAAGTCCTGCGGGCACACCCCGGAACGGCGCATCTCATCGTGCATCACGGCGTCGCCGTGATGCCTGAGGGTGACCTTGTCGAAGTCGACGTCGCCCGCGAGGCGGCCGACGAAATCGTTGGTGCACTGTGCACTCTGCAGCTTGATACCTCTGGCGGCATCACGCTCGAAGCGATCGACACCGCACTGTCCGATGCTGCGGACCGTGCGGAGGAAGCCGCGCCAGGGGACGGCGCCGACGCCGTCGTGTGGCAGGAGCTTCTCGCGCGCACTGGCGAAGAATCGCGGCTCAACGTTACGTTCCAGGCCTTCCTCGCCATCGCCTGCCTGCTGGCAGCGGTCGGTATCGTCACCAACTCCGCGGTGACGATCGTCGGTGCGATGGTGGTCGGCCCGGAATTCGGGCCGCTCGCGGCGATCGCGGTCGGACTGGTGCTCCGCCGCTGGGACCTGGTGCGCCAGGCGTCCGCCGCACTGGCGGTCGGCTTCCCGCTCGCCATGGCGGTGACGCTGGGTGCGACGTTGCTCGGTGAGGCTACCGGCCTGTTCAATCGGGCGGCGCTGCTGGCGAACCACCAGGTGGACTTCGTCTACGACGTAGGAAAGTTCTCGTTGATCATCGCACTGCTCGCCGGCGCTGCCGGGATGCTTTCGATGACCTCGGCGAAATCTGCCGCTTTGGTCGGAGTTTTCATATCTGTGACCACAGTTCCGGCCGCTGGCTATGCGGTCGTCGCCGCCGTGCTGCAGGATTGGGAACGGTGCCTCTACTCGTTCGGGCAGTTGGTGGTCAACTTGATCGGCATCGTGATCGCCGCGGCCGTTGTGCTGATGTTACGAAGAAGAGGGCAACGTACAGGGGGCACCGAACGTCCGCTGTCACGCGGGTGA